From a single Flavobacterium sp. genomic region:
- a CDS encoding cupin domain-containing protein: MKKYFIQKAPFVVPTTDGKLIEEHHGLATTNNSEISIAHMIAPPGWSEPFQTPEFEEYTYIIKGKKQFIIEEETVVLEAGQSIKIEKNTRVQYSNPFDEPCEYIAICTPAFSMDLANREE, from the coding sequence TTCCAACAACTGATGGCAAATTGATTGAAGAACACCACGGATTGGCCACTACAAACAATTCAGAAATCTCAATTGCACATATGATAGCACCACCAGGATGGAGCGAACCATTTCAAACACCTGAATTTGAGGAATACACGTATATCATCAAAGGTAAAAAGCAATTCATTATTGAAGAAGAAACAGTAGTTTTAGAAGCAGGTCAATCTATTAAAATTGAGAAAAATACTCGTGTTCAATATTCAAATCCGTTTGACGAACCGTGTGAATACATTGCTATTTGCACGCCGGCCTTTAGTATGGATTTAGCGAATAGAGAAGAATAA